The Deinococcus sp. Leaf326 DNA window GCCTTCCGTCTCGATGAATCCGAAGCCCTTCTCTGCGTTGAACCACTTCACTCTACCTGTTGCCATCTTGATTCTCCTTGCCCCCACCAACAACCGGACGTTCCTGTGATCGGACCCGGTCCGTCCGTTTTGGATCTGCGCTGGCGTTGAACCCCGACAGGATAGGGGAAGGACATTCCGGTAAAACGCGACTCTAGTCACAATTTTTCTGGAGCCGATGAGGACTTCCCAAGGCCAGTCTTCGCCTGCGAGAAATGAAAAACCCCAACCCGGCCGTGAGGCACAGGTTGGGGCGCACTCCGGCGCGTTGAGACTTACTTCAGTTCGACGCGGGCGCCAGCAGCTTCGAGCTGGGCCTTGAACTTCTCGGCGTCGTCCTTGCTGACGGCTTCCTTGACGGCGCCGCCCTTCTCGCTCAGGTCCTTCGCTTCCTTCAGGCCCAGGCCCGTGATGGCGCGCAGTTCCTTAATGACGTTGATCTTGCTCGAGCCGGCGTCCACCAGCACGACGTCGAACTCGGTCTTCTCTTCAACGGCAGCGGCCGGGCCAGCCGAGGCGGGGCCAGCGGCGACGGCGGCGGTGACGCCCCAGGTTTCCTTCAGA harbors:
- the rplL gene encoding 50S ribosomal protein L7/L12; this translates as MAYDKQALIDQLGQLTIMELADLIDGLKETWGVTAAVAAGPASAGPAAAVEEKTEFDVVLVDAGSSKINVIKELRAITGLGLKEAKDLSEKGGAVKEAVSKDDAEKFKAQLEAAGARVELK